From Solanum lycopersicum chromosome 4, SLM_r2.1:
GATTGTTCGATGAAATGCCTGACAGAGATGTTGTGAGTTGGAATTCCATGATTTCGGGGTATGGGTTGTTTGAGAATGCTTTGGGTGTTTTCCTGGAAATGCAAAAGTATGGTATTACGCCTAGTGGATATACTTACTCGATATTGGTTTCATATGTAGAGTTTGCTTTCCATGGCAAGGAGATACATGGAAATATGCTAAGGAATGGTGTGGATTTGTCTAACGTGGTGGTTGGGAATTCACTGATTGATATGTATGGAAAGCTTGGGTTAGTAGACTATGCTACTGCCGTGTTTTTAGCCATGGAGACAGTGGACGTTATTTCATGGAACTCATTGATTTCGAGCTGTTGTAAATCAGGGTATGAAGATACAGCTCtgtcttatttttctttgatgagAGCTTGCAGATATTCACCGGATGAGTTCACAATGTCATCAGTGCTTATTGGCTGTTCTAACTTGCGCAGTTTGGAGAAGGGTAAGCAAATATTATGTCTTTGCATAAAGATGGGATTTTTGCGCAACACGATTGTTTCAAGTGCGGCAATTGACTTGTTTTCTACCTGCAACAGTATTGAGGATTCAGCTCGTATATTCAAGTATTCAAATAGTTGGGATATAGCTCTGTGCAATTCAATGATTTCGAGCTATACACTGAACAATTTCGAAGAAAACGCCTTGCGGCTATTTGTATTAACTTTGAGGAAAAATATTAGACCTACTGAGTTTACGCTCAGCTGCATTCTTAGCTGTACTACAACCTTCCCTGTGGATCTGGGGATTCAAGCTCATTCATTGGTCATCAAGTTAGGCTTTGTCTCAGATCCTGTTGTTTCCACTTCACTTGTAGATATGTACTGTAAATATGGATTGATTGATTCTGCCACAAATACTTTCAATGACCTACTAACAAGAGATTTAATATCGTGGAACACCATAATCTTTGGGCTGGCGATCAATGGTGAACCTACCAAATCACTCAGCCTTTATTATGAACTACTTGAACTAG
This genomic window contains:
- the LOC101267227 gene encoding pentatricopeptide repeat-containing protein At1g43980, mitochondrial, translating into MIILETSLYYYIVRLVVHTWPLSSCSVVVSIYFRSCMYPFVQRVYKYHTHSLSFYSRLVTHCFSFTSLQILHGKLIKLGFNKNTFLGNCYLDLYSKFGTKIDAFKVFDEIPYKNVVSWNIWLKVLVQSGDVHSARRLFDEMPDRDVVSWNSMISGYGLFENALGVFLEMQKYGITPSGYTYSILVSYVEFAFHGKEIHGNMLRNGVDLSNVVVGNSLIDMYGKLGLVDYATAVFLAMETVDVISWNSLISSCCKSGYEDTALSYFSLMRACRYSPDEFTMSSVLIGCSNLRSLEKGKQILCLCIKMGFLRNTIVSSAAIDLFSTCNSIEDSARIFKYSNSWDIALCNSMISSYTLNNFEENALRLFVLTLRKNIRPTEFTLSCILSCTTTFPVDLGIQAHSLVIKLGFVSDPVVSTSLVDMYCKYGLIDSATNTFNDLLTRDLISWNTIIFGLAINGEPTKSLSLYYELLELGGQPDRITLTAVLLACSYGGFFDEGISIFSSMEEEYGITPGIEHYTCVVGMMARAGKLKEAGDILQNMPHEPNSEMWESILLACDIYGDLKATEKVAGKIMELAPESSLPYLVLAQVYESRGRWESLVRVRKEMKERIENKVASYSWISVRSSVIMFQANQILSCGSKDIGIYSTLRLLTEDTWDKSLCQSINWE